The Streptomyces sp. NBC_00597 DNA segment CGCCGCGCCGACGAGTCCGGCCTTGCCGCCGAGCTGTGCGGCGAGCACCTGCGCGTGCGGGCGCCACGCGCCGCCGATCAGCCAGCGCTTGAAGGACTTGCGGATCGGGTCGAGGACGAGGTCGCCCTCGTCGGAGACCCCGCCGCCGACGATGAACGCCGACGGGTCGAAGAGCGAGGCCAGGTCGGCCAGGCCGGCGCCGGCCCAGCGGGCCAGTTCGCGGAACGAGTCGATGGCCACCAGGTCACCGGCCCGCGCGGCCTCGCTGATGTGCTTGCCCTCGATGCCGTCGGGGGTGCCGTCGCCCAGCGAGAGGAGGACCGCCGCGTTCTCGGGGGTGGCGTTGGCGCGCTGCTTCGCGTACCGGACGAGCGCGCGGCCGGAGGCGTACTGCTCCCAGCAGCCCTGGCTGCCGCACCCGCAGAGCAGGCCGTCCGGGACGACCCGGATGTGGCCGAACTCGGCGGCCACGCCGAAGCGTCCGCGGCGCAGCTTGTTGCCGATGATGATGCCGCCGCCCAGGCCCGTGCCGAGCGTGATGCAGATGACGTCTTCGTGGCCCTGGCCGGCGCCGAAGCGGTACTCGCCCCAGGCCGCGCAGTTCGCGTCGTTCTCGACGACGACCGGCAGACCGATGCGCTGCTCGACCTTGTCCTTGAGCGGCTCGTGCCGCCAGTTGATGTTCGGCGCGAAGAGCACGGTCGCGCGCTTGTCGTCCACGTATCCGGCGGCGCCGATGCCGACGGCGTCGATGGTGTGGCTGCTGCTGACTTCGGACACTGCGGCGCAGATCGCGTCCGTCACTCCGT contains these protein-coding regions:
- a CDS encoding ROK family glucokinase encodes the protein MGLTIGVDIGGTKIAAGVVDEEGTILETYKVPTPPTADGVTDAICAAVSEVSSSHTIDAVGIGAAGYVDDKRATVLFAPNINWRHEPLKDKVEQRIGLPVVVENDANCAAWGEYRFGAGQGHEDVICITLGTGLGGGIIIGNKLRRGRFGVAAEFGHIRVVPDGLLCGCGSQGCWEQYASGRALVRYAKQRANATPENAAVLLSLGDGTPDGIEGKHISEAARAGDLVAIDSFRELARWAGAGLADLASLFDPSAFIVGGGVSDEGDLVLDPIRKSFKRWLIGGAWRPHAQVLAAQLGGKAGLVGAADLARQG